In Acidovorax sp. GBBC 1281, a single window of DNA contains:
- a CDS encoding IS5 family transposase translates to MTPRSALKFDLFAEASRQHKRDEVGDPLQVIARHIDFAELARLVDALIERGGGRRGGRPAYPTEVMVRILVLKRLYNLSDEQMEYQLLDRGSYQRFCLLQDAMNVPDRKTIWRFGERLGVGGATALFQGVDAQLQRHGYIARGGQAIDATLVPAPRQHIGQQERRTLAQGGQPDWSQARRRQKDVEATHTKKHGKSHFGYKLSVSVDLKHGFIRRLATGTASEHDGHHFDEVLDMHNTGRAVHADKAYPSRQRCQMLKVLGFVDAMQRRAQAGRPQSECQKGRNQRIAKKRAKVEHVFAGIRHLGGKFVRTIGQARATVGMTMMAACYNMKRLAWFLHRGVDAFFKPATGKAQVRLQTVKA, encoded by the coding sequence ATCACTCCCCGTAGCGCCCTGAAGTTCGACCTGTTCGCTGAGGCCTCGCGCCAACACAAGAGAGATGAGGTGGGCGATCCGCTGCAGGTGATCGCGCGGCACATCGACTTCGCAGAACTGGCCCGGCTGGTGGATGCCTTGATCGAACGCGGGGGTGGCCGCCGGGGCGGTCGGCCCGCCTACCCCACCGAGGTGATGGTGCGCATCCTGGTGTTGAAGCGGCTGTACAACCTGTCCGATGAGCAGATGGAGTATCAGTTGCTGGACCGGGGGAGCTACCAGCGGTTTTGCCTGTTGCAGGATGCGATGAACGTGCCGGACCGCAAAACGATCTGGCGCTTTGGCGAGCGCCTTGGCGTGGGCGGGGCAACGGCCTTGTTCCAGGGGGTGGATGCCCAACTGCAGCGCCACGGCTACATCGCCCGGGGCGGGCAGGCCATTGATGCCACGCTGGTGCCCGCGCCCCGACAGCACATCGGCCAGCAGGAGCGGCGAACGCTGGCACAAGGCGGGCAGCCGGACTGGAGCCAAGCGCGACGCAGGCAAAAGGATGTGGAGGCCACGCACACGAAGAAGCACGGCAAAAGCCACTTCGGCTACAAGCTCAGCGTGAGCGTGGACCTCAAGCACGGCTTCATCCGCCGCCTCGCCACGGGCACGGCCAGCGAGCACGACGGGCACCACTTCGATGAGGTGCTGGACATGCACAACACCGGGCGGGCAGTGCATGCGGACAAAGCCTACCCGAGCCGCCAAAGGTGCCAGATGCTGAAAGTGCTGGGATTCGTGGATGCGATGCAGCGCCGTGCGCAGGCGGGCCGACCACAGAGCGAATGCCAGAAGGGGCGCAACCAGCGCATCGCAAAGAAACGAGCCAAGGTGGAGCACGTGTTCGCCGGTATCCGCCACCTGGGGGGCAAGTTCGTGCGCACCATCGGACAGGCGCGCGCCACGGTGGGGATGACGATGATGGCCGCCTGCTACAACATGAAGCGACTGGCCTGGTTCCTGCATCGGGGCGTGGATGCTTTCTTCAAGCCCGCCACTGGCAAGGCACAAGTGCGCCTGCAAACGGTGAAAGCCTGA
- a CDS encoding IS5 family transposase, whose product MTPRSALKFDLFAEASRQHKRDEVGDPLQVIARHIDFAELARLVDALIERGGGRRGGRPAYPTEVMVRILVLKRLYNLSDEQMEYQLLDRGSYQRFCLLQDAMNVPDRNTIWRFGERLGVGGATALFQGVDAQLQRHGYIARGGQAIDATLVPAPRQHIGQQERRTLAQGGQPDWSQARRRQKDVEATHTKKHGKSHFGYKLSVSVDLKHGFIRRLATGTASEHDGHHFDEVLDMHNTGRAVHADKAYPSRQRCQMLKVLGFVDAMQRRAQAGRPQSECQKGRNQRIAKKRAKVEHVFAGIRHLGGKFVRTIGQARATVGMTMMAACYNMKRLAWFLHRGVDAFFKPATGKAQVRLQTVKA is encoded by the coding sequence ATCACTCCCCGTAGCGCCCTGAAGTTCGACCTGTTCGCTGAGGCCTCGCGCCAACACAAGAGAGATGAGGTGGGCGATCCGCTGCAGGTGATCGCGCGGCACATCGACTTCGCAGAACTGGCCCGGCTGGTGGATGCCTTGATCGAACGCGGGGGTGGCCGCCGGGGCGGTCGGCCCGCCTACCCCACCGAGGTGATGGTGCGCATCCTGGTGTTGAAGCGGCTGTACAACCTGTCCGATGAGCAGATGGAGTATCAGTTGCTGGACCGGGGGAGCTACCAGCGGTTTTGCCTGTTGCAGGATGCGATGAACGTGCCGGACCGCAACACGATCTGGCGCTTTGGCGAGCGCCTTGGCGTGGGCGGGGCAACGGCCTTGTTCCAGGGGGTGGATGCCCAACTGCAGCGCCACGGCTACATCGCCCGGGGCGGGCAAGCCATTGATGCCACGCTGGTGCCCGCGCCCCGACAGCACATCGGCCAGCAGGAGCGGCGAACGCTGGCACAAGGCGGGCAGCCGGACTGGAGCCAAGCGCGACGCAGGCAAAAGGATGTGGAGGCCACGCACACGAAGAAGCACGGCAAAAGCCACTTCGGCTACAAGCTCAGCGTGAGCGTGGACCTCAAGCACGGCTTCATCCGCCGCCTCGCCACGGGCACGGCCAGCGAGCACGACGGGCACCACTTCGATGAGGTGCTGGACATGCACAACACCGGGCGGGCAGTGCATGCGGACAAAGCCTACCCGAGCCGCCAAAGGTGCCAGATGCTGAAAGTGCTGGGATTCGTGGATGCGATGCAGCGCCGTGCGCAGGCGGGCCGACCACAGAGCGAATGCCAGAAGGGGCGCAACCAGCGCATCGCAAAGAAACGAGCCAAGGTGGAGCACGTGTTCGCCGGTATCCGCCACCTGGGGGGCAAGTTCGTGCGCACCATCGGACAGGCGCGCGCCACGGTGGGGATGACGATGATGGCCGCCTGCTACAACATGAAGCGACTGGCCTGGTTCCTGCATCGGGGCGTGGATGCTTTCTTCAAGCCCGCCACTGGCAAGGCACAAGTGCGCCTGCAAACGGTGAAAGCCTGA
- a CDS encoding IS630 family transposase — MARPHAVAIELSEADRAVLLGWSRRRKTAQALALRARIVLACADSAATNTAIAEAMGLSLMTVSKWRRRFAQHGIAGLDDAPRSGAPRTILDEQVEAVITTTLETVPENATHWSTRTLAAHLGLSQTTISRIWRAFALAPHRTEGFKLSTDPYFVDKVRDIVGLYLHPPERALVLCVDEKPSIQAHSDTAPAIPMQPGQPERHTHDYLRHGTTDLFAALDVKAGTVIAEVHRRHRSVEFRHFLQTVERATPAEFELHLVLDNASTHKSPIIQRWLLRHTRVHLHFTPTSASWINLVECWFSILTARRLKRGRFPSTRALENAIRAYVATNNVNPKPFVWTKTADQILQSVAEFCIRTSGSHH, encoded by the coding sequence ATGGCCCGACCGCATGCCGTTGCTATCGAGTTGAGCGAAGCCGACCGAGCTGTGTTGCTCGGTTGGTCACGCCGTCGCAAGACCGCCCAGGCCTTGGCGCTGCGAGCACGCATCGTGCTGGCCTGTGCCGATTCAGCAGCGACCAACACGGCGATTGCCGAAGCCATGGGTTTGAGCCTGATGACGGTGTCGAAGTGGCGTCGGCGCTTTGCCCAGCATGGCATTGCCGGCCTCGACGATGCACCCCGCTCAGGCGCTCCGCGCACGATCCTGGACGAGCAGGTCGAGGCCGTGATCACCACGACGCTGGAGACCGTGCCAGAGAATGCCACCCATTGGTCCACCCGTACGCTCGCCGCTCATCTGGGACTGAGCCAGACCACCATCTCGCGCATCTGGCGTGCCTTTGCATTGGCGCCGCATCGCACCGAAGGCTTCAAGCTCTCCACCGACCCGTACTTCGTCGACAAGGTGCGTGACATCGTGGGGTTGTACTTGCATCCACCCGAGCGCGCTCTGGTGCTGTGCGTGGACGAGAAGCCCTCCATCCAGGCCCACAGTGATACCGCTCCGGCCATACCCATGCAACCGGGCCAGCCGGAGCGCCACACGCATGACTACCTGAGACACGGCACGACAGACCTCTTTGCCGCCCTCGATGTCAAGGCCGGCACGGTCATCGCCGAGGTCCACCGACGTCATCGCAGCGTGGAGTTCCGTCACTTCCTGCAGACCGTCGAACGTGCCACGCCCGCGGAGTTCGAACTGCATCTCGTGCTCGACAATGCCAGCACCCACAAGAGCCCGATCATCCAGCGCTGGCTGCTCAGGCATACGCGTGTGCACCTGCACTTTACGCCCACCTCGGCCTCTTGGATCAACCTGGTGGAATGCTGGTTCTCGATCCTCACGGCGCGTCGGCTCAAGCGCGGGAGATTCCCCTCGACCCGCGCCCTGGAGAACGCCATCCGCGCCTACGTGGCTACCAACAACGTCAATCCCAAGCCCTTCGTCTGGACCAAGACGGCCGATCAAATCCTTCAGTCCGTTGCAGAGTTCTGCATACGAACTTCCGGTTCACACCACTAG
- a CDS encoding IS5 family transposase, whose product MTPRSALKFDLFAEASRQHKRDEVGDPLQVIARHIDFAELARLVDALIERGGGRRGGRPAYPTEVMVRILVLKRLYNLSDEQMEYQLLDRGSYQRFCLLQDAMNVPDRNTIWRFGERLGVGGATALFQGVDAQLQRHGYIARGGQAIDATLVPAPRQHIGQQERRTLAQGGQPDWSQARRRQKDVEATHTKKHGKSHFGYKLSVSVDLKHGFIRRLATGTASEHDGHHFDEVLDMHNTGRAVHADKAYPSRQRCQMLKVLGFVDAMQRRAQAGRPQSECQKGRNQRIAKKRAKVEHVFAGIRHLGGKFVRTIGQARATVGMTMMAACYNMKRLAWFLHRGVDAFFKPATGKAQVRLQTVKA is encoded by the coding sequence ATCACTCCCCGTAGCGCCCTGAAGTTCGACCTGTTCGCTGAGGCCTCGCGCCAACACAAGAGAGATGAGGTGGGCGATCCGCTGCAGGTGATCGCGCGGCACATCGACTTCGCAGAACTGGCCCGGCTGGTGGATGCCTTGATCGAACGCGGGGGTGGCCGCCGGGGCGGTCGGCCCGCCTACCCCACCGAGGTGATGGTGCGCATCCTGGTGTTGAAGCGGCTGTACAACCTGTCCGATGAGCAGATGGAGTATCAGTTGCTGGACCGGGGGAGCTACCAGCGGTTTTGCCTGTTGCAGGATGCGATGAACGTGCCGGACCGCAACACGATCTGGCGCTTTGGCGAGCGCCTTGGCGTGGGCGGGGCAACGGCCTTGTTCCAGGGGGTGGATGCCCAACTGCAGCGCCACGGCTACATCGCCCGGGGCGGGCAGGCCATTGATGCCACGCTGGTGCCCGCGCCCCGACAGCACATCGGCCAGCAGGAGCGGCGAACGCTGGCACAAGGCGGGCAGCCGGACTGGAGCCAAGCGCGACGCAGGCAAAAGGATGTGGAGGCCACGCACACGAAGAAGCACGGCAAAAGCCACTTCGGCTACAAGCTCAGCGTGAGCGTGGACCTCAAGCACGGCTTCATCCGCCGCCTCGCCACGGGCACGGCCAGCGAGCACGACGGGCACCACTTCGATGAGGTGCTGGACATGCACAACACCGGGCGGGCAGTGCATGCGGACAAAGCCTACCCGAGCCGCCAAAGGTGCCAGATGCTGAAAGTGCTGGGATTCGTGGATGCGATGCAGCGCCGTGCGCAGGCGGGCCGACCACAGAGCGAATGCCAGAAGGGGCGCAACCAGCGCATCGCAAAGAAACGAGCCAAGGTGGAGCACGTGTTCGCCGGTATCCGCCACCTGGGGGGCAAGTTCGTGCGCACCATCGGACAGGCGCGCGCCACGGTGGGGATGACGATGATGGCCGCCTGCTACAACATGAAGCGACTGGCCTGGTTCCTGCATCGGGGCGTGGATGCTTTCTTCAAGCCCGCCACTGGCAAGGCACAAGTGCGCCTGCAAACGGTGAAAGCCTGA
- a CDS encoding Bug family tripartite tricarboxylate transporter substrate binding protein produces the protein MKRNFPRPHAISRRVALAFCLANTGLPFAAAAKEDFPNKPVRLISPFPAGGSTDILARLLSKHMFPASGQALVVENVPGAGGNVGAALVARSPADGYTLEIGAMSTHAMNGSIYKNLSFDPMNDFDTVALLAYAINAVAVSASMPVRTFPELLAYIRAALLHKSNCRRHDPNPRRTYATAVTDTV, from the coding sequence ATGAAGAGAAATTTTCCGAGGCCCCATGCCATTTCGCGCCGCGTTGCGCTGGCGTTCTGTCTTGCAAATACCGGATTACCCTTCGCAGCCGCCGCGAAGGAAGATTTTCCAAACAAGCCGGTTCGTTTGATTTCCCCGTTTCCGGCCGGTGGCTCCACCGATATTCTGGCGCGCCTGCTTTCCAAACACATGTTTCCCGCCAGCGGGCAGGCCTTGGTCGTCGAGAATGTGCCCGGCGCTGGCGGTAATGTGGGAGCGGCCCTGGTCGCCCGCTCACCCGCCGATGGCTACACCCTCGAAATCGGTGCCATGTCCACGCATGCGATGAACGGCAGCATCTACAAGAACCTGTCGTTCGATCCCATGAACGATTTCGACACGGTGGCCTTGTTGGCCTATGCGATCAATGCGGTGGCCGTCTCGGCCAGCATGCCGGTGCGCACCTTCCCGGAACTGCTGGCCTACATCCGCGCGGCGCTGTTGCACAAATCGAATTGCAGACGGCATGACCCCAACCCCAGACGGACCTATGCCACAGCAGTCACCGACACGGTGTGA
- a CDS encoding DUF3742 family protein, with the protein MTMTTQSHTFGWTYRLGRGASHAWRSYVRKEHGAAIWLVEHGIPAGGTRAVVWMLRLLTVGGIACLSFWLALLLGCLVAFAWTASVGGFASDGLCCTNRDADARRLTA; encoded by the coding sequence ATGACCATGACCACGCAGTCACACACTTTTGGATGGACCTACCGGCTGGGCAGAGGTGCGTCTCATGCTTGGCGCAGCTATGTCCGAAAAGAGCATGGGGCAGCAATATGGTTGGTTGAACATGGCATTCCAGCTGGTGGCACCAGGGCGGTGGTTTGGATGCTGAGGTTACTGACGGTTGGCGGCATCGCCTGCCTATCCTTCTGGCTCGCCTTGCTGCTTGGATGTCTCGTTGCGTTCGCTTGGACCGCAAGTGTTGGTGGTTTCGCTAGTGATGGGCTTTGTTGCACAAATCGCGATGCTGATGCCCGTAGACTGACTGCGTGA
- a CDS encoding IS5 family transposase, which translates to MSEGKKMRTRYRTTNWAQYNAALKARGSLTMWLDRGMQWLAEPKGKRGRNQTFSDAAIQFCLSIKCLFGQPLRQALGMVQSLLKLAGVNWPVPDFSTVCRRQKDLQVQLNYQPRSSPLHLLVDSTGIKFLGEGECKRKRHGAEYRREWRKVHLGIDAQTLEIRAIEVTSNAIGDAPMLPQLLAQIEVDEPIASVSVSADGAYDTRACLDTIARRGAQAVIPPRKNASFWKRASPGSASRNEAVRACRRLGWRIWKSWSGYHRRSLVETKMHCFKRLGERVMARTFERQVVELHVRVALLNRFSQLGRPETVAVAAVA; encoded by the coding sequence ATGAGTGAAGGCAAGAAGATGCGGACCCGCTACCGCACGACAAACTGGGCACAGTACAACGCGGCATTGAAGGCCCGTGGATCGCTGACGATGTGGCTGGATAGGGGGATGCAGTGGCTGGCTGAGCCCAAAGGCAAACGCGGTCGCAACCAAACGTTCTCGGATGCCGCGATCCAGTTCTGTCTGAGCATCAAGTGCCTGTTTGGTCAGCCCCTTCGCCAAGCGCTTGGCATGGTCCAAAGCCTGCTCAAGCTGGCTGGGGTGAACTGGCCGGTCCCTGACTTCAGCACGGTCTGTCGGCGCCAAAAGGATCTGCAAGTCCAACTGAACTACCAGCCGAGGAGCTCACCGCTGCACCTGCTGGTGGACAGCACAGGCATTAAGTTCCTGGGAGAAGGTGAATGCAAGCGCAAAAGGCACGGGGCCGAATACCGGCGCGAATGGCGTAAGGTTCATTTGGGCATCGATGCTCAGACACTGGAGATCCGGGCCATCGAGGTCACCAGCAACGCCATTGGAGATGCGCCCATGCTGCCGCAGTTGCTGGCGCAAATTGAGGTCGATGAGCCCATCGCCAGTGTCAGTGTCAGTGCTGACGGAGCTTATGACACGCGGGCCTGTCTGGACACCATTGCCAGACGAGGTGCACAGGCCGTGATCCCGCCACGCAAGAACGCCAGTTTCTGGAAACGGGCCAGTCCCGGGTCAGCCAGCCGTAACGAAGCCGTACGGGCCTGCAGGCGCCTGGGCTGGCGTATCTGGAAGAGCTGGAGCGGCTACCACCGGCGCAGCCTGGTGGAGACCAAGATGCACTGCTTCAAGCGCTTGGGCGAGCGGGTCATGGCACGAACGTTTGAGCGTCAGGTGGTTGAGCTGCATGTCCGAGTTGCGCTGCTGAACCGGTTCAGCCAGCTTGGACGGCCTGAAACCGTCGCGGTGGCGGCTGTGGCATGA
- a CDS encoding IS5 family transposase — protein sequence MTETKNRQRSKYRTTNWKAYNAALKARGSLTMWLDEGMQWFGTPTGRRGRSRTFSDAAIQFCLSIKCLFGQPLRQALGMVQSLLRLAKLDWPVPDFSTVCRRQKTLQVELSYQRTNSPLQLLVDSTGIKFLGEGEWKRKKHGAEYRREWRKVHLGIDAQTLEIRAIEVTSNAIGDAPMLPGLLAQIPTDESIESVSADGAYDTRACLDAIAERHAMAVIPPRKNASHWKKSSPGSAHRNEAIRACQRLGRGIWKKWSGYHRRSLVETKMHCFKRLGERVIARTFDRQVVELHVRVALLNRFSQIGRPHTVSVTAVA from the coding sequence GTGACAGAGACGAAGAACAGGCAGCGGAGCAAGTACCGCACGACGAACTGGAAGGCGTACAACGCGGCGCTGAAAGCGCGAGGCTCGTTGACGATGTGGCTAGATGAGGGCATGCAGTGGTTTGGCACGCCGACCGGCAGGCGTGGACGCAGCCGAACCTTCTCGGACGCAGCAATCCAGTTCTGCCTGAGCATCAAGTGCCTGTTCGGCCAGCCCTTGCGACAGGCGCTGGGCATGGTGCAGAGCCTGCTGCGGCTGGCAAAGCTGGACTGGCCGGTACCTGACTTCAGCACTGTTTGCCGGCGCCAAAAGACCTTGCAGGTCGAACTGAGCTACCAGCGAACCAACTCGCCGCTGCAGTTGCTGGTGGACAGCACCGGCATCAAGTTCCTGGGCGAAGGAGAGTGGAAACGCAAGAAGCATGGTGCTGAATACCGGCGCGAATGGCGCAAGGTCCATCTGGGCATCGACGCGCAGACGCTGGAAATACGCGCCATCGAGGTGACCAGCAACGCCATTGGGGATGCGCCGATGTTGCCCGGGTTGCTGGCTCAGATTCCCACTGACGAATCCATCGAAAGCGTCAGTGCCGATGGCGCCTACGACACGCGCGCCTGCCTGGACGCCATTGCCGAGCGGCACGCGATGGCGGTGATCCCGCCCCGCAAGAACGCCAGCCATTGGAAGAAGTCGAGTCCGGGCTCGGCGCATCGTAATGAGGCCATTCGGGCGTGCCAGCGCCTGGGTCGCGGCATTTGGAAGAAGTGGAGCGGCTACCACCGGCGCAGCCTTGTGGAGACGAAGATGCACTGCTTCAAGCGACTGGGCGAACGGGTGATCGCGCGCACGTTCGACCGCCAGGTTGTGGAGCTGCATGTCCGCGTGGCCTTGCTCAATCGGTTCAGTCAGATCGGCCGTCCTCACACCGTGTCGGTGACTGCTGTGGCATAG
- a CDS encoding IS5 family transposase, translating into MTETKNRQRSKYRTTNWKAYNAALKARGSLTMWLDEGMQWFGTPTGRRGRSRTFSDAAIQFCLSIKCLFGQPLRQALGMVQSLLRLAKLDWPVPDFSTVCRRQKTLQVELSYQRTNSPLQLLVDSTGIKFLGEGEWKRKKHGAEYRREWRKVHLSIDAQTLEIRAIEVTSNAIGDAPMLPGLLAQIPTDESIESVSADGAYDTRACLDAIAERHAMAVIPPRKNASHWKKSSPGSAHRNEAIRACQRLGRGIWKKWSGYHRRSLVETKMHCFKRLGERVIARTFDRQVVELHVRVALLNRFSQIGRPHTVSVTAVA; encoded by the coding sequence GTGACAGAGACGAAGAACAGGCAGCGGAGCAAGTACCGCACGACGAACTGGAAGGCGTACAACGCGGCGCTGAAAGCGCGAGGCTCGTTGACGATGTGGCTAGATGAGGGCATGCAGTGGTTTGGCACGCCGACCGGCAGGCGTGGACGCAGCCGAACCTTCTCGGACGCAGCAATCCAGTTCTGCCTGAGCATCAAGTGCCTGTTCGGCCAGCCCTTGCGACAGGCGCTGGGCATGGTGCAGAGCCTGCTGCGGCTGGCAAAGCTGGACTGGCCGGTACCTGACTTCAGCACTGTTTGCCGGCGCCAAAAGACCTTGCAGGTCGAACTGAGCTACCAGCGAACCAACTCGCCGCTGCAGTTGCTGGTGGACAGCACCGGCATCAAGTTCCTGGGCGAAGGAGAGTGGAAACGCAAGAAGCATGGTGCTGAATACCGGCGCGAATGGCGCAAGGTCCATCTGAGCATCGACGCGCAGACGCTGGAAATACGCGCCATCGAGGTGACCAGCAACGCCATTGGGGATGCGCCGATGTTGCCCGGGTTGCTGGCTCAGATTCCCACTGACGAATCCATCGAAAGCGTCAGTGCCGATGGCGCCTACGACACGCGCGCCTGCCTGGACGCCATTGCCGAGCGGCACGCGATGGCGGTGATCCCGCCCCGCAAGAACGCCAGCCATTGGAAGAAGTCGAGTCCGGGCTCGGCGCATCGTAATGAGGCCATTCGGGCGTGCCAGCGCCTGGGTCGCGGCATTTGGAAGAAGTGGAGCGGCTACCACCGGCGCAGCCTTGTGGAGACGAAGATGCACTGCTTCAAGCGACTGGGCGAACGGGTGATCGCGCGCACGTTCGACCGCCAGGTTGTGGAGCTGCATGTCCGCGTGGCCTTGCTCAATCGGTTCAGTCAGATCGGCCGTCCTCACACCGTGTCGGTGACTGCTGTGGCATAG
- a CDS encoding HNH endonuclease, which produces MPSLIWSDYQRAASLCATKPFGLVKFTPKTKKAILQENEEFFGVKKCEKCKCQVQKPAKSMKGVTPPSDEWQIDHIEAESSGGPATEVNGQVLCRKCNRDDWHKKKPNYKRKNRKMNKKPKKNGKGNCGE; this is translated from the coding sequence TTGCCTTCACTCATCTGGTCAGACTACCAGCGAGCTGCATCGCTTTGTGCAACAAAGCCATTCGGACTGGTCAAATTTACCCCGAAGACAAAAAAAGCTATTCTTCAAGAAAATGAGGAATTCTTTGGTGTTAAAAAATGCGAAAAGTGTAAATGCCAAGTTCAAAAGCCCGCCAAAAGTATGAAAGGGGTTACTCCTCCTTCTGATGAATGGCAAATTGATCATATTGAAGCAGAGTCTTCTGGTGGTCCAGCTACTGAAGTGAATGGTCAGGTGCTGTGCAGAAAGTGCAATCGTGACGATTGGCATAAGAAAAAGCCAAACTATAAGAGGAAAAATAGAAAAATGAATAAGAAGCCAAAGAAAAATGGAAAAGGAAATTGCGGTGAATGA
- a CDS encoding type II toxin-antitoxin system VapC family toxin, whose translation MIVLDTNVLSETLRAAPEDVPMAWLDRQRRSALFTTTISRAELLYGVHVLPDGQRKTALMEAVKGIFVTDMAGQILGFDDDAADAYAEISASRKAAGKPISQFDAMIAAITKSRGASLATRNVKDFLDCGIQVINPWGS comes from the coding sequence ATGATCGTTCTCGATACCAACGTCCTGTCGGAGACTCTGCGGGCTGCTCCGGAAGATGTGCCTATGGCCTGGCTCGACCGGCAGCGCCGCTCTGCACTGTTCACGACCACCATATCGCGCGCAGAACTACTCTATGGTGTGCATGTATTACCGGATGGGCAACGAAAGACGGCATTGATGGAGGCCGTCAAAGGAATTTTCGTCACGGACATGGCTGGGCAGATCCTCGGCTTCGACGACGATGCCGCTGATGCCTATGCGGAAATCTCCGCATCACGCAAGGCGGCAGGAAAGCCTATCAGCCAGTTTGACGCCATGATCGCGGCAATCACAAAATCGCGGGGAGCCAGTTTGGCGACACGCAACGTCAAGGACTTCCTGGACTGTGGCATCCAGGTGATCAATCCGTGGGGAAGCTGA
- a CDS encoding DUF4265 domain-containing protein: MEKEIAVNDRVKIIFSLVPDEDGYPPFDYESVWAKKLNENLWKIDNIPFFVTDVSSGDIVRIKRRKSGENHFLEVVEKCGHSTLRIFFNEESSVKEVRDQLLKMGCSTEASNIKKLISIDVPPEVSINKVKSYLELLNKQEILDIEDGCLQHP; encoded by the coding sequence ATGGAAAAGGAAATTGCGGTGAATGATCGGGTCAAAATTATATTTTCGCTTGTGCCTGATGAAGATGGGTATCCACCATTCGATTACGAAAGTGTGTGGGCTAAAAAATTGAATGAGAACTTGTGGAAAATAGATAATATTCCATTCTTTGTCACTGATGTCAGTAGCGGAGACATAGTTAGAATAAAAAGAAGAAAATCTGGGGAGAATCATTTTTTGGAGGTCGTGGAAAAGTGCGGGCATAGTACGTTGAGAATCTTTTTTAACGAAGAGAGTTCTGTTAAAGAAGTTCGGGATCAGTTATTAAAAATGGGCTGCTCAACAGAGGCTTCCAATATTAAAAAGTTGATCTCTATCGATGTTCCTCCTGAGGTGTCTATAAATAAAGTTAAAAGTTATCTGGAATTGCTGAATAAGCAAGAAATTCTCGATATTGAGGATGGGTGCTTGCAGCACCCATAA
- a CDS encoding LysR family transcriptional regulator — protein MEMKWLEDLLALVYNGSFSAAAADRHVTQPALSRRIRALEQWVGVPLVNRAVYPVQLTPYGQEFMGLARQTVASMQAMRADLRQASGENGQRVRVLALHTLASRTVPELIAPLMRNEPSLAVEIVPSVQGVESHFDELDGGGAQLLVGYSQLRPETRTKDYERRIVAHDALVPVASCAFVDEDGRCDLQRSREVPLLRYSPFTFSAALLDRVFTQIGTRLLPRAESPLAETLKALCLQGLGVAWLPRSSVADELVTGVLRIVGAECFHVPVEVCAWRRFDLNHRRAVHLFEALPSLAAAAEPSQQTSHSKTPAPKTRGKTRGMQ, from the coding sequence ATGGAAATGAAGTGGCTGGAGGATCTTCTTGCGTTGGTGTACAACGGCAGCTTTTCGGCGGCGGCCGCGGATCGGCACGTCACACAGCCTGCGCTCAGCCGCCGCATTCGCGCACTCGAACAATGGGTGGGAGTTCCACTTGTCAACAGAGCCGTCTACCCAGTGCAGCTCACGCCATACGGGCAGGAGTTCATGGGTTTGGCGCGCCAGACAGTGGCATCGATGCAAGCGATGCGCGCCGACCTTCGCCAAGCATCGGGCGAGAACGGGCAGCGTGTGCGAGTGCTGGCCCTGCACACGCTGGCATCGCGAACCGTGCCGGAGCTGATCGCACCGTTGATGCGCAATGAGCCCTCGCTGGCGGTCGAGATCGTGCCCAGTGTTCAAGGTGTTGAGTCACACTTTGACGAGCTCGACGGGGGCGGCGCACAGTTGCTGGTGGGCTATTCGCAGCTCAGGCCCGAAACGCGCACCAAGGATTACGAACGCCGTATCGTTGCTCACGATGCATTGGTTCCAGTCGCATCGTGCGCTTTCGTCGATGAAGACGGTCGCTGCGATCTGCAGCGCTCACGCGAGGTGCCCCTGCTCCGGTATTCGCCTTTCACTTTTTCGGCGGCACTGCTTGACCGTGTGTTCACGCAGATCGGCACGCGCTTACTGCCGCGCGCTGAATCGCCTTTGGCGGAGACGCTCAAAGCGCTTTGCCTGCAAGGATTGGGCGTGGCCTGGCTGCCGCGCAGCAGCGTGGCCGATGAGTTGGTGACCGGTGTTCTGCGCATCGTCGGAGCGGAGTGCTTTCATGTGCCAGTCGAAGTGTGTGCCTGGCGCCGGTTCGACCTGAATCATCGCCGCGCCGTGCATCTATTCGAGGCGCTGCCGTCCTTGGCGGCTGCGGCTGAGCCAAGTCAACAGACGTCCCACAGCAAAACACCCGCGCCCAAAACCCGTGGCAAAACCCGAGGTATGCAATGA